In the genome of Gordonia rubripertincta, one region contains:
- the mmsB gene encoding 3-hydroxyisobutyrate dehydrogenase, which yields MTTIAFLGLGNMGGPMAANLVKAGHTVRGFDLSPEAIETAESNGIETFPAAIEAVSGSEVVITMLPNGGIVKKVYDEVLPAAQTGALFIDSSTISVDDAREIHRRAVDHGFAQVDAPVSGGVKGATAGTLAFMVGGEDEAFAAARGTLDPMAGKIIHCGAAGAGQAAKVCNNMLLAVQQIAVGEAFVLAQKLGLDEQALYDVVTGATGNCWAIETNCPVPGPVPTSPANNDFKPGFATALMNKDLGLAMDAVASTGARAPLGSHAAQLYRGFAEQHGDLDFSAIITSLH from the coding sequence ATGACGACGATCGCTTTCCTCGGCCTCGGCAACATGGGCGGACCGATGGCCGCCAACCTGGTCAAAGCCGGCCACACCGTCCGCGGATTCGACCTGTCCCCCGAGGCGATCGAGACCGCCGAGTCCAACGGGATCGAGACGTTCCCCGCGGCCATCGAGGCGGTGTCCGGGTCGGAGGTCGTGATCACCATGCTGCCCAACGGCGGCATCGTGAAGAAGGTCTACGACGAGGTCCTGCCGGCCGCCCAGACCGGTGCGCTCTTCATCGACTCGTCGACCATCTCCGTCGACGATGCGCGGGAGATCCATCGCCGGGCCGTCGATCACGGTTTCGCCCAGGTCGACGCCCCGGTCTCGGGCGGCGTCAAGGGCGCCACGGCGGGCACACTGGCCTTCATGGTCGGCGGCGAGGACGAGGCCTTCGCCGCAGCGCGGGGAACCCTCGACCCGATGGCCGGCAAGATCATCCACTGCGGTGCGGCGGGTGCCGGCCAGGCGGCGAAGGTGTGCAACAACATGCTGCTCGCCGTCCAGCAGATCGCCGTCGGCGAGGCCTTCGTTCTGGCCCAGAAGCTGGGTCTCGACGAGCAGGCGCTCTACGACGTCGTCACCGGCGCCACCGGCAACTGCTGGGCAATCGAGACCAACTGCCCGGTCCCGGGCCCGGTCCCGACCTCGCCGGCGAACAACGACTTCAAGCCGGGGTTCGCCACCGCACTGATGAACAAGGATCTCGGTCTCGCGATGGACGCCGTCGCCAGCACCGGTGCCCGCGCCCCGCTCGGTTCCCACGCCGCGCAGCTGTACCGCGGCTTCGCCGAGCAGCATGGCGACCTCGACTTCAGCGCGATCATCACCTCGCTGCACTAG
- a CDS encoding acyl-CoA dehydrogenase family protein codes for MTTLAEAAVARLDGDERVIVETAAAFAAKKLAPYALEWDASKHFPVAELREAAELGMGAIYCSEEAGGSGLRRLDGVRIFEQLAYADPAVASFLSIHNMCAWMVDHYGTDEQRNKWVPRLATMETVASYCLTEPGAGSDAAALSTRAERQGDEYVLTGVKQFISGAGSSDLYVVMARTGAAGPKGISTFLVEKDTPGLSFGAQEHKMGWNAQPTAQVILDEVRVPASNLLAETEGIGFGIAMNGLNGGRLNIAASSLGGAQAAFDKAAAYVSSRRAFGNSLLDEPTIRFTLADMATSLQTSRLMLWHAATALDDGAPDKVEQCAMAKRFVTDSCYDVADKALQLHGGYGYLSEYGIEKIVRDLRVHRILEGTNEIMRVVLGRSIASRYRES; via the coding sequence ATGACCACACTTGCCGAGGCCGCAGTCGCGCGGCTCGACGGTGACGAACGCGTCATCGTCGAGACCGCCGCGGCTTTCGCGGCCAAGAAACTGGCGCCGTATGCGCTGGAATGGGATGCGTCCAAACACTTTCCGGTTGCCGAACTGCGTGAGGCGGCCGAACTGGGGATGGGTGCCATCTACTGTTCCGAGGAAGCCGGGGGCAGCGGGCTCCGCCGCCTCGACGGCGTGCGGATCTTCGAGCAGCTGGCCTACGCCGATCCGGCGGTGGCGTCGTTCCTCTCCATCCACAACATGTGCGCCTGGATGGTCGACCACTACGGCACCGACGAGCAGCGCAACAAGTGGGTGCCGCGGCTGGCGACGATGGAGACCGTCGCGAGTTACTGCCTGACCGAGCCGGGTGCCGGCTCGGATGCGGCGGCACTCTCCACCCGGGCCGAACGCCAGGGTGACGAGTACGTCCTCACCGGGGTCAAGCAGTTCATCTCCGGTGCCGGGTCGTCGGACCTGTACGTGGTGATGGCCCGCACCGGCGCCGCCGGCCCCAAGGGCATCTCCACCTTCCTGGTCGAGAAGGACACTCCGGGACTGAGTTTCGGTGCGCAGGAACACAAGATGGGCTGGAACGCGCAGCCCACCGCGCAGGTCATCCTCGACGAGGTGCGGGTCCCCGCGTCGAACCTGCTCGCCGAGACCGAGGGCATCGGTTTCGGCATTGCGATGAACGGCCTCAACGGTGGCCGGCTCAACATCGCGGCGTCGTCGCTCGGTGGCGCCCAGGCGGCCTTCGACAAGGCGGCCGCCTACGTCTCGAGTCGCCGTGCGTTCGGCAACTCGCTGCTCGACGAGCCGACCATCCGGTTCACGCTCGCCGACATGGCGACCTCGCTGCAGACCTCGCGGCTCATGCTGTGGCACGCGGCGACCGCCCTCGACGACGGTGCTCCGGACAAGGTGGAGCAGTGTGCGATGGCCAAGCGGTTCGTCACCGACAGCTGCTACGACGTCGCCGACAAGGCGCTGCAGCTGCACGGCGGCTACGGATATCTGTCCGAGTACGGAATCGAGAAAATCGTCCGCGACCTCCGAGTGCACCGCATCCTGGAGGGGACCAACGAGATCATGCGGGTCGTCCTCGGCCGCTCGATCGCGTCCCGCTACCGGGAGAGCTGA
- a CDS encoding CoA-acylating methylmalonate-semialdehyde dehydrogenase yields MSAPAVPSIPHFLNGKRVTAEGGRFADVFNPSTGAVQAQVPLASTDEVAAAVATAKEAQKGWAAWNPQRRARVLMRFVDLVNKNADELATTLSLEHGKTHADALGDIQRGIEVIEFAIGIPHLIKGEFTEGAGGGIDVHSVRQPLGVVAGITPFNFPAMIPLWKAGPALACGNAFILKPSERDPSVPVRLAELFTEAGLPDGVFQVVHGDKESVDALLTHPDVKALGFVGSSDIAQYIYSTAAAHGKRSQCFGGAKNHMIIMPDANLDQVVDALIGAGYGSAGERCMAISVAVPVGEETADRLRAKLIDRVNALRVGHSLDPKADYGPLVTAAALERVRGYITKGVEEGAELVIDGRERTSDEQTFGDEDISKGFFIGPTLFDHVTKDMTSYQEEIFGPVLQIVRAADYEEALALATDHQYGNGTAIFTQDGDAARDFAARVEVGMVGVNVPIPVPVAYYTFGGWKRSGFGDLNQHGPASIQFYTKTKTITTRWPSGIKDGAEFVIPTMD; encoded by the coding sequence GTGTCCGCTCCCGCAGTCCCGTCCATCCCGCACTTCCTGAACGGCAAGCGCGTCACCGCCGAGGGTGGCCGCTTCGCCGACGTCTTCAACCCCAGCACCGGTGCCGTACAGGCCCAGGTGCCGCTCGCCTCGACCGACGAGGTCGCCGCGGCCGTCGCCACCGCCAAGGAAGCCCAGAAGGGATGGGCTGCCTGGAACCCGCAGCGTCGTGCGCGTGTCCTGATGCGCTTTGTCGACCTGGTCAACAAGAACGCCGACGAGCTCGCGACCACCCTGTCGCTCGAGCACGGCAAGACCCACGCCGACGCCCTGGGTGACATCCAGCGCGGTATCGAGGTCATCGAATTCGCCATCGGCATCCCGCATCTCATCAAGGGTGAGTTCACCGAAGGTGCCGGCGGTGGCATCGACGTGCACTCGGTCCGTCAGCCGCTCGGCGTGGTCGCCGGCATCACCCCGTTCAACTTCCCGGCGATGATCCCGCTGTGGAAGGCCGGTCCTGCGCTCGCATGCGGCAACGCCTTCATCCTCAAGCCCAGCGAGCGCGACCCGTCGGTTCCGGTCCGCCTGGCCGAATTGTTCACCGAGGCAGGGCTTCCCGACGGTGTGTTCCAGGTCGTCCACGGCGACAAGGAGTCCGTCGATGCGCTGCTGACCCACCCGGACGTGAAGGCTCTCGGCTTCGTCGGCAGCTCGGACATCGCGCAGTACATCTACTCGACCGCCGCCGCACACGGTAAGCGTTCGCAGTGCTTCGGTGGCGCCAAGAACCACATGATCATCATGCCCGACGCCAACCTCGACCAGGTCGTCGATGCGCTGATCGGTGCCGGTTACGGCAGTGCCGGCGAGCGTTGCATGGCCATCTCGGTCGCGGTCCCGGTCGGTGAGGAGACCGCAGATCGTCTGCGCGCCAAGCTCATCGATCGCGTCAACGCGTTGCGTGTCGGCCACAGCCTCGACCCGAAGGCCGACTACGGCCCGCTGGTCACCGCTGCTGCCCTCGAGCGTGTCCGCGGCTACATCACCAAGGGCGTCGAGGAGGGTGCCGAGCTGGTCATCGACGGCCGCGAGCGCACCAGCGACGAGCAGACCTTCGGCGACGAGGACATCTCGAAGGGCTTCTTCATCGGCCCGACCCTGTTCGACCATGTCACCAAGGACATGACCTCGTACCAGGAGGAGATCTTCGGTCCGGTGCTGCAGATCGTTCGCGCAGCCGATTACGAGGAAGCCCTCGCGCTGGCCACCGATCACCAGTACGGCAATGGCACCGCCATCTTCACCCAGGACGGCGACGCGGCCCGCGACTTCGCTGCACGCGTCGAGGTCGGCATGGTCGGCGTCAACGTGCCGATCCCGGTTCCGGTGGCGTACTACACCTTCGGTGGATGGAAGCGCTCGGGATTCGGCGACCTCAACCAGCATGGTCCGGCGTCGATCCAGTTCTACACCAAGACCAAGACCATCACGACGCGCTGGCCGTCGGGCATCAAGGACGGCGCCGAGTTCGTCATCCCGACGATGGACTGA
- a CDS encoding flavodoxin domain-containing protein yields MSVVILYGTETGTGELVADAIADALNQHDPSVYDMSEYAVEDLDPADFLVIVCSTYGEGELPTGAEPFADELESINPDLSGLRFAVFGLGDSIYDTFNRGGEIVAEMLTKRGAVQVGEHARHDSSSSVKPAKQAEEWAEGIAELVEG; encoded by the coding sequence ATGTCGGTCGTCATCCTCTACGGAACCGAGACCGGAACGGGTGAGCTCGTCGCGGACGCGATCGCGGACGCGCTCAACCAGCACGATCCCTCCGTCTACGACATGAGTGAGTACGCGGTCGAGGACCTCGACCCCGCTGACTTCCTGGTGATCGTCTGCTCGACCTACGGCGAGGGCGAGCTGCCCACCGGTGCCGAGCCGTTCGCCGACGAGCTCGAGAGCATCAACCCCGACCTGAGCGGGCTGCGTTTCGCCGTGTTCGGGCTCGGCGACTCGATCTACGACACCTTCAACCGCGGCGGCGAGATCGTCGCCGAGATGCTGACAAAGCGTGGCGCGGTCCAGGTCGGCGAGCACGCCCGCCACGACAGCTCATCGTCGGTCAAGCCCGCCAAGCAGGCCGAGGAGTGGGCCGAGGGCATCGCGGAGCTGGTCGAGGGCTGA
- a CDS encoding DMT family transporter, translated as MHTWVPALLAVLAALLIAAGTVLRQRASRVNGAITAGWWVGAAIALCGFGLQASALGLGSILLVQPLVVLAVLFALPLEAWADHRHPARVEWAWGGVLVACVATFLLVSRPEPSLRRPDALLLWGTVGAVVGIVVGLVLLARRSSPHYKALFYGLVAGTMFGVSALLIKAVIYQITHEFWRTFVQPEIYLFVLVVVGAVVAQQLGFGAGDLQTSFPSMTVAEPAVAMVLGVLLLGENLNVSVPTAMFLGIVLAIMIRAVCELAKLSAVRGYEQAVAAEAEMPPTAGRSAA; from the coding sequence GTGCACACCTGGGTACCCGCGCTCCTGGCGGTGCTGGCGGCGTTGTTGATCGCGGCCGGTACCGTCCTCCGGCAGCGTGCGTCGCGGGTCAACGGCGCGATCACCGCCGGATGGTGGGTGGGTGCCGCCATCGCCCTCTGCGGATTCGGTCTGCAGGCGTCCGCGCTGGGCCTGGGGTCGATCCTGCTGGTGCAACCGCTCGTCGTGCTGGCGGTGCTGTTCGCGCTGCCGCTGGAGGCCTGGGCCGATCACCGGCATCCCGCGCGCGTCGAGTGGGCGTGGGGAGGGGTTCTGGTCGCCTGCGTCGCGACCTTTCTTCTCGTCTCCCGGCCGGAACCGTCACTCCGACGACCGGACGCGCTATTGCTGTGGGGCACGGTCGGGGCCGTCGTCGGTATCGTCGTCGGCCTGGTGTTGCTCGCCAGACGCTCCAGCCCGCACTACAAGGCACTGTTCTACGGGCTCGTCGCAGGCACGATGTTCGGGGTATCGGCGCTGCTGATCAAGGCGGTGATCTATCAGATCACCCACGAGTTCTGGCGAACCTTCGTCCAGCCGGAGATCTATCTGTTCGTGCTGGTCGTGGTCGGTGCGGTGGTGGCGCAGCAGCTCGGTTTCGGAGCGGGTGACCTGCAGACCTCGTTCCCGTCGATGACGGTCGCCGAGCCGGCGGTCGCGATGGTGCTCGGCGTGCTGCTGCTCGGCGAGAACCTCAACGTCTCCGTGCCCACTGCGATGTTCCTCGGCATCGTGCTCGCGATCATGATCCGGGCGGTGTGCGAGCTGGCGAAACTGTCGGCGGTCCGCGGATACGAGCAGGCGGTCGCCGCAGAAGCAGAGATGCCGCCGACCGCAGGGCGGTCAGCGGCATGA
- a CDS encoding SixA phosphatase family protein, producing MNGTRTLILMRHGKSGYPPATRDHDRPLAERGDRQAALAGQWMSDEGLQADAVLCSTSTRTRQTLERTGVRAPVTYVEDIYGGDADDVLEAIRIHAPADAATLLVVGHEPGMPQAALTLDPSGFIDRFPTSAYAVLTVSQPWERLGMTPDPDAHLVGVRIPREE from the coding sequence ATGAACGGCACGCGCACACTGATCCTGATGCGTCACGGGAAGTCGGGCTATCCCCCGGCGACACGCGACCACGACCGTCCACTCGCCGAACGCGGTGACCGCCAGGCCGCCCTCGCGGGACAGTGGATGTCCGACGAGGGTCTCCAGGCCGACGCGGTGCTGTGCTCGACGTCGACCAGGACCCGTCAGACCCTCGAGCGGACCGGCGTCCGGGCGCCGGTCACCTATGTCGAGGACATCTACGGCGGCGACGCCGACGACGTCCTGGAGGCCATCCGCATCCACGCGCCGGCCGACGCCGCGACGCTCCTCGTCGTCGGTCACGAACCCGGTATGCCGCAGGCCGCGCTGACACTCGACCCCTCCGGTTTCATCGATCGGTTTCCGACATCGGCTTATGCGGTACTCACCGTGTCGCAGCCCTGGGAACGCCTCGGTATGACCCCGGACCCCGACGCGCACCTCGTCGGCGTCCGGATACCCCGCGAGGAGTGA
- the nadE gene encoding ammonia-dependent NAD(+) synthetase, translating to MRETQRTIIDALGVKPSVDPADEVERRVQFLADYLGTIGAAGYVLGLSGGVDSTLAGRLAQIAVERVRADGGDAVFVGMRLPYRVQHDEDDAAAAAEFVAADEVFTVNVAPGVDALNDEISAATGTALTDFTKGNAKARHRMVAQYAVAGDRGLLVIGADHASENVTGFFTKYGDGAADILPLSGLNKRQGRSLLRHLGAPQQLWQKVPTADLLDEKAGQTDEDELGLTYEHIDDYLEGHEIPVEAAETIEAAWHRNRHKRTTPVEIDDSWWRA from the coding sequence ATGCGTGAGACCCAGCGGACCATCATCGACGCCCTGGGCGTAAAACCCTCGGTCGATCCAGCCGACGAGGTGGAGCGCCGGGTGCAGTTCCTCGCCGACTACCTGGGCACGATCGGCGCCGCGGGCTACGTGCTCGGACTCTCCGGCGGCGTCGACTCGACCCTCGCCGGGCGGCTGGCCCAGATCGCGGTGGAACGGGTCCGGGCCGACGGCGGGGACGCGGTGTTCGTCGGCATGCGTCTGCCCTACCGGGTGCAGCACGACGAGGACGACGCCGCCGCGGCCGCCGAGTTCGTCGCGGCCGACGAGGTCTTCACGGTCAATGTGGCGCCCGGCGTCGATGCACTCAACGACGAGATCTCCGCGGCGACCGGCACCGCGCTCACCGACTTCACCAAGGGCAACGCGAAGGCCCGCCACCGCATGGTCGCGCAGTACGCCGTGGCCGGCGACCGCGGGCTACTGGTCATCGGCGCCGACCATGCCTCCGAGAACGTCACCGGCTTCTTCACCAAGTACGGCGACGGTGCCGCGGACATCCTGCCGCTGTCGGGTCTGAACAAGCGCCAGGGCCGGTCGCTGCTGCGTCACCTCGGTGCGCCGCAACAACTGTGGCAGAAGGTCCCGACCGCCGATCTGCTCGACGAGAAGGCGGGCCAGACCGACGAGGACGAACTGGGCCTGACTTATGAGCACATCGACGACTACCTCGAGGGCCACGAGATCCCTGTCGAGGCGGCGGAGACGATCGAGGCCGCCTGGCACCGCAATCGCCACAAGCGCACGACGCCGGTCGAAATCGACGACAGCTGGTGGCGGGCCTGA
- a CDS encoding NAD(+) synthase yields the protein MSVYANGFVRIAGAVPVLTIAEPAANAARTVELMRQAADDGAALVVFPELGLCGYSIDDLFHQDALIDGCRVALTEIVAASRGLRPLVVVGLPMVVGDGLFNCAAVLRDGAVLGVVPKSYLPNYREFYEQRFFSAARDAVPDTVTVDGREVPFGADLIFEAADLPGFALHVEICEDGWVAVPPSTWAALGGATVLANLSGSPVTVGKESYRKNLCTGHSARTISAHVYVAAGYGESTTDLAWDGDALITENGSLLARSEQFATTDQVISADIDLDRIRQERMRMISLRDQAGDYSDRLKSLRRIDFSFGQLSGDDDVLRRVVPRFPYVPADSADLDERCAEVRHIQVQGLAQRLRSTGIDKIVIGVSGGLDSTLALLVAVDTFDRLGLPRNNILGYTMPGFATGGATLRRSHVLMNSLGVSGKEIDIRPSCEQMLADLDHPYSRGEKVYDVTFENVQAGERTSHLFRLANHHGAIVLGTGDLSELALGWCTYGVGDQMSHYNVNGSVPKTLIQHLIRWMISNSHHSAETTEVLAEILDDVISPELVPAGDDGRIQSTEDTVGPYELHDFFLYYVTRFGYRPTKVAYLARQAWGDRSRGPWSELLAEDKRNEYDTATIEHWLGIFLKRFMGNQFKRTAMPNGPKIGSGGSLSPRGDWRSPSDASARVWLNQLAGGRVE from the coding sequence GTGTCTGTCTACGCAAACGGCTTCGTCCGGATCGCGGGTGCGGTGCCCGTCCTCACGATCGCCGAACCCGCCGCGAATGCCGCACGCACCGTCGAACTGATGCGGCAGGCCGCCGACGACGGCGCCGCGCTGGTGGTCTTCCCCGAACTCGGGCTGTGCGGCTACAGCATCGACGACCTGTTCCACCAGGACGCGCTGATCGACGGCTGCCGCGTCGCCCTGACCGAGATCGTCGCGGCCAGCCGGGGCCTCCGACCGCTGGTGGTCGTGGGCCTGCCGATGGTCGTCGGTGACGGACTGTTCAACTGCGCGGCCGTACTCCGCGACGGGGCGGTACTGGGCGTCGTCCCGAAGTCGTACCTGCCGAACTACCGCGAGTTCTACGAGCAACGGTTCTTCTCCGCGGCGCGCGACGCGGTGCCGGACACCGTGACCGTCGACGGACGGGAGGTCCCGTTCGGGGCCGATCTGATCTTCGAGGCCGCCGATCTCCCCGGTTTCGCCCTCCACGTGGAGATCTGCGAGGACGGCTGGGTGGCGGTCCCGCCGAGCACCTGGGCCGCTCTCGGCGGCGCGACCGTGCTGGCCAATCTCTCCGGCAGCCCGGTCACCGTCGGCAAGGAGTCCTACCGGAAGAACCTGTGCACCGGCCATTCCGCGCGCACCATCTCCGCACACGTCTACGTCGCGGCGGGCTACGGCGAGTCGACCACCGACCTCGCCTGGGACGGTGACGCCCTCATCACCGAGAACGGTTCCCTGCTCGCGCGGAGCGAGCAGTTCGCGACCACCGATCAGGTCATCTCCGCCGACATCGACCTCGACCGGATCCGGCAGGAACGCATGCGGATGATCAGCCTCCGCGACCAGGCCGGCGACTACTCCGATCGACTGAAGTCGTTGCGCCGCATCGACTTCTCGTTCGGGCAGTTGAGCGGCGACGACGATGTACTGCGCCGCGTCGTACCCCGGTTCCCTTATGTGCCCGCCGATTCCGCCGATCTCGACGAACGGTGTGCCGAGGTCCGCCACATCCAGGTGCAGGGACTCGCCCAGCGCCTGCGTTCGACCGGCATCGACAAGATCGTCATCGGGGTCTCCGGCGGCCTCGACTCGACCCTCGCCCTGCTCGTCGCGGTCGACACCTTCGACCGGCTCGGCCTGCCCCGCAACAACATCCTGGGTTACACGATGCCCGGTTTCGCCACCGGCGGCGCGACGCTGCGCCGCTCGCACGTGCTGATGAACTCACTCGGCGTGAGCGGCAAGGAGATCGACATCCGGCCGTCGTGCGAGCAGATGCTCGCCGACCTCGACCACCCCTACTCCCGTGGCGAGAAGGTCTACGACGTCACGTTCGAGAACGTTCAGGCGGGAGAGCGCACCTCGCACCTGTTCCGGCTGGCGAATCACCACGGCGCCATCGTCCTCGGCACCGGCGACCTGTCCGAGCTCGCGCTCGGCTGGTGCACCTACGGTGTCGGCGACCAGATGTCGCATTACAACGTCAACGGCTCGGTGCCGAAAACCCTTATCCAGCACCTCATCCGGTGGATGATCAGCAACAGCCACCACTCGGCGGAGACCACCGAGGTGCTCGCCGAGATCCTCGACGACGTCATCTCCCCCGAGCTCGTCCCAGCCGGTGACGACGGCAGAATACAGTCCACCGAGGACACCGTCGGACCGTACGAGCTGCACGACTTCTTCCTCTACTACGTCACCCGATTCGGGTACCGGCCGACCAAGGTCGCCTACCTCGCCCGTCAGGCATGGGGCGATCGCTCCCGCGGGCCGTGGTCGGAACTGCTCGCCGAGGACAAACGCAACGAGTACGACACCGCGACCATCGAGCACTGGCTCGGCATCTTCCTGAAGCGGTTCATGGGCAACCAGTTCAAGCGCACCGCGATGCCCAACGGACCCAAGATCGGTTCGGGCGGTTCGCTGTCGCCCCGCGGCGACTGGCGCTCACCGTCCGACGCGTCGGCCCGCGTCTGGCTCAACCAGCTCGCGGGCGGGCGGGTCGAGTGA
- a CDS encoding WS/DGAT/MGAT family O-acyltransferase, which translates to MQRLSGLDASFLYLETRSQLMHVIGLVEIDPSTMPGGYDFARLRAEMQRRVAAIPAFRRKLDNSVFNIDHPVWIEDEDFDIERHVHRVAVPAPGGAGEVAELCGHLAGQTLDRGKPLWELWIIEGLSNGRICAMLRMHHAGTDGVTSAEMLAQMCTLTPEPPELDSAKTRESAGPPSRATIAATGALNYFVQRPLAMAKLLPRTVSVPVGWLRRAQRQSAMPAPFMAPRTRFNSAITPHRSIALSQLSLEDVKRVKNHFGVKLNDVVLALVGGAMRAYLLEHDELPEKPLVGMVPVSVHDADESDLVVEGTNKVTGMFTLLSTDVDDPVIRLEKQAEFSRKSKEHHAEIDANILRSWAQFAPGTTLSTVMKVYGDRKLASAHPPIFNVLVSNVAGPDFPLYFLGCRVTAVYPLGPIFHGLGLNITVFSADGNLNIGILACTDQTPDPWQIANAFDDQLKQLLAACD; encoded by the coding sequence ATGCAGCGGTTGAGTGGTCTGGACGCGTCGTTTCTCTACCTGGAGACCCGTAGCCAGCTGATGCACGTCATCGGTCTCGTGGAGATCGATCCGAGCACCATGCCGGGCGGGTACGACTTCGCCAGGCTGCGCGCGGAGATGCAGCGTCGCGTCGCCGCGATCCCGGCTTTCCGCCGCAAGCTCGACAACTCCGTCTTCAACATCGACCACCCGGTGTGGATCGAGGACGAGGACTTCGACATCGAGCGGCACGTCCATCGGGTGGCCGTGCCCGCCCCGGGCGGCGCCGGTGAGGTCGCCGAACTGTGTGGTCATCTCGCCGGTCAGACCCTCGACCGGGGCAAGCCGCTGTGGGAGCTGTGGATCATCGAGGGGCTGTCCAACGGGCGCATCTGCGCGATGCTGCGCATGCACCACGCCGGCACCGACGGGGTCACCAGCGCAGAGATGCTCGCCCAGATGTGCACACTCACGCCGGAACCGCCCGAACTCGACTCGGCCAAGACACGCGAGTCGGCTGGCCCGCCGTCGCGCGCGACGATCGCCGCGACCGGTGCGCTCAACTACTTCGTCCAGCGACCGCTGGCGATGGCCAAACTCCTTCCTCGGACGGTCAGCGTCCCGGTCGGCTGGCTGCGTCGCGCGCAGCGCCAGTCGGCCATGCCCGCCCCGTTCATGGCGCCCCGGACCCGGTTCAACTCCGCGATCACGCCTCACCGCAGCATCGCCCTGAGCCAGCTGTCCCTCGAGGACGTCAAGCGGGTCAAGAACCACTTCGGGGTGAAGCTCAACGACGTCGTGCTCGCCCTGGTCGGCGGTGCGATGCGCGCCTACCTCCTCGAGCACGACGAACTGCCGGAGAAGCCGCTCGTCGGGATGGTGCCGGTGTCGGTGCACGACGCCGACGAGTCCGACCTGGTCGTGGAGGGGACCAACAAGGTGACGGGGATGTTCACCCTGCTGTCCACCGACGTCGACGACCCGGTGATCCGCCTGGAGAAGCAGGCGGAGTTCAGCCGCAAGTCGAAGGAACACCACGCCGAGATCGACGCCAACATCCTGCGCTCCTGGGCACAGTTCGCACCGGGAACCACACTGTCCACGGTGATGAAGGTGTACGGCGACCGGAAGCTGGCGTCGGCGCATCCGCCGATCTTCAACGTCCTCGTGTCGAACGTCGCCGGCCCCGACTTCCCGTTGTACTTCCTGGGTTGCCGGGTCACCGCGGTCTACCCGCTCGGCCCGATCTTCCACGGGCTCGGCCTGAACATCACGGTGTTCTCCGCCGACGGGAACCTCAACATCGGCATTCTGGCGTGCACTGATCAGACGCCCGACCCGTGGCAGATCGCCAACGCGTTCGACGATCAGCTCAAGCAGCTGCTCGCCGCCTGCGACTGA